GATAGGCTAGGCAGATGATGATGCTTCTGGGGAGACGCTACACGAATGCTCTTGGCGCTCTAACCCTAACTGGACCAAGCGATCGACCAATTCGGGAAAAGGAATCCCACTAGCAGCCCACAGTTGGGGATACATACTGGTAGCGGTGAAGCCGGGGAGGGTGTTAATTTCATTGATCAAAACCGTGCCTGTGTCAGCCTGGTAGAAAAAATCGACCCGTGCCAGACCAGCGGCATCAATGGCCAGGAAAGCCTGAATCGCCATTTCCTGGATCTGTTGGGTAATGGCCGGGGGGAGATCAGCAGGAATGGTCAGGTCGGCGCGTCCGGCGGTATATTTGGTATCGTAGTCGTAGAAGTCGCTACTATAGCTGATTTCACCGACAACAGAGGCTTGGGGGCGATCGTTCCCCAGGATCGCACACTCCACCTCACGGGCACGCACCCCGGCCTCGACGATAATACGGCGATCGTAGCTAGCGGCATTATCTAGGGCCGCTTCCAATTGGCGGCGATCAGTGGCTTTACTAATCCCAACGGAGGACCCCAGGTTAGCCGGTTTAACGAAACAGGGATACCCCAGGGTCATCTCAATCTCGTCACACAGTTTGGGGAAAACACAGGGGTTGGACCAGACCTGTGCCCGACTTACGGTCAGGTAGTTCACCTGGGCAAGTCCGGCTTGGGCAAAGGCATTTTTCATCGCGATCTTATCCATCCCCAGGGCTGACCCCAGAACCCCTGACCCGACCCAGGGCACTTGCATCAGTTTGAGCAATCCCTGAACAGTCCCATCTTCCCCATTGGGACCGTGCAAAATCGGAAACCAGATGTCTACCTCAGCCGCTTGGGCCGGGAACTGCCAGAGGGAAGTGCTCGCTTCATCGGCCAAGCGCGGGGAGCCAGGAGTAGGAACGCCCTGTTCCAGGACCTCAAGCGCCCCCTCATCGGCCTGCCAGTGGCCATCCTTGTGGATATAGAACGGCATCACCCGGTATTTCTGGGCATTGGTTGCGTGTGCAAAGGCTTGGGCAATCGCACGTGCTGAGACGATCGAGACCTCGTGCTCTCCCGATCGCCCACCAAACAGAAGCCCGACGTTCAACCTAGTCATGCCCACCTTCCTCGTTGCTGTTGGTTGCGGTTGGTTGGCGATAGCGTATCACAAGCATTGGCTGTCATCATCTACCGGCGGCTATGGAGAGCCGCACTCTGGTGCGCACCCTGATAGTAACGGCGAAATCGTGAACCGCAAAGGGGGGCGATCGGATGCCCCTTTTGGCCGACTTTGGGCGGCGGGGTAAGCGGGCAACGGCGGGCAGGTGGGTGGGGCAAATGCC
This DNA window, taken from Trichothermofontia sichuanensis B231, encodes the following:
- a CDS encoding D-alanine--D-alanine ligase family protein, which encodes MTRLNVGLLFGGRSGEHEVSIVSARAIAQAFAHATNAQKYRVMPFYIHKDGHWQADEGALEVLEQGVPTPGSPRLADEASTSLWQFPAQAAEVDIWFPILHGPNGEDGTVQGLLKLMQVPWVGSGVLGSALGMDKIAMKNAFAQAGLAQVNYLTVSRAQVWSNPCVFPKLCDEIEMTLGYPCFVKPANLGSSVGISKATDRRQLEAALDNAASYDRRIIVEAGVRAREVECAILGNDRPQASVVGEISYSSDFYDYDTKYTAGRADLTIPADLPPAITQQIQEMAIQAFLAIDAAGLARVDFFYQADTGTVLINEINTLPGFTATSMYPQLWAASGIPFPELVDRLVQLGLERQEHSCSVSPEASSSA